The genome window TGATCCAAAACGTAAATTCCAAAAATTTGAAGGAATTGGAGGTGCAATCACAGATGCTTCTGCGGAAGTTTTAGCAAAATTGCCAAAGAAAACTCAACAAGAAATTATCAAAGCTTATTATAGCGAAAAAGAAGGAATTGGTTATTCATTGATTAGAACAACAATAAATTCGAGTGATTTTTCGAGCGATAGTTACACGTATGTAAAAGACAATGATAAAGAGTTGAAAACTTTTGACATTGGACATGATCTGAATTATAAAATTCCGATGATAAAAATGGCAAAAGCGGAAATGAAAGACGCTTATCGTTTATATGCAAGTCCTTGGAGTCCGCCAGCTTGGATGAAAACGAATAACAGTATGTTGAAAGGAGGTTCTTTGAAACCTGAATATTACCAAACTTGGGCTAACTATTTTGTGAAATTCATCGAGAATTATGAGAAAATTGGTTTACCAATTTGGGGAGTTTCTATTCAGAACGAACCAATGGCGACGCAAACGTGGGAATCTTGTATTTATACAGCTGAAGAAGAACGTGATTTCTTGAAAAAGAATTTAGGTCCGACTTTCCACCAAAAGGGATTAAAAGATAAAAAAATTATTGTTTGGGATCATAACCGTGATTTAATTTATCAACGTGCTTCAACTATTTTGAATGATCCTGAAGCTGCTAAATATGTTTGGGGAGTTGGTTTTCACTGGTATGAAACATGGAACGGAAGTGTAAACTTATTCAATAATGTAGCGTTAACTCACGAAGCTTTTCCAAATGTTAATTTAATTTTTACAGAAGGTTGTAAAGAACAATTTGATTACAATCAAATGGGAAATTGGGCGTTGGGTGAAAAATATGGTTACAATATGATGAATGATTTTAACTCAGGTACAGTTGCTTGGACAGATTGGAATGTTTTGTTGGATGAAAAAGGAGGACCAAATCACGTAGGAAATTTCTGTTTTGCACCAATTCATGGAGACACTAGAAATGGACAAGTTACATATACAAATTCGTTTTATTACATAGGTCAATTCTCAAAATTTATTCGTCCAGGTGCGCAAAGAATTGCAGCATCGTCTAATCGTTCAGATTTAATGACGACTTCTTTTGTAAACAAAGACGGAAAAGTTGTGGTGGTTGTGATGAATCAAACAGATAAACCATATCAATATAATTTATGGATAGAAGGAGAAGCTGTTGAGGTAAATTCGCAAGAACATTCGATTAGCACAATCATTATTTCGTAAAAAAATAGAATAATTAAAGGGAAAATTATTTATAGTAAATTGCTTGACAAATTGACGACGTAAGAAGTTAAAGTCAAGCAATTTTTATTTAAAATAGAAGAAAAATGAAATATTTAGTTGCCTTATTTTTAATGATAAGTTATACATATGCGCAGAAAACGATAGTATATGATAAAAAAAATAATTTAGCGTTTGATATTTATTATCCGAAAAACTATAAAGAGAATCAATCCTATAATGTATTTGCTTGGGTACACGGAGGAGGATTTTCAGGAGGAACAAGAGCGGATAAAGAAGAAATTGAACGAATGAAAGATGCTCAAGAAAGAGGTTTCATAGCTGTTTCTATCTCGTATAGATTATTGGCAAATTCTTCGGCTGGTTTTGGGTGTGATTTACCAAAACAAGAAAAGTTGATGATTTTTAAAGAAGCCTCTTTTGATGTTTTAACTGCGCTAAATTTTATTCAAAATAATTCAAAAGAACTTAAATTTTCGATTAATAAATTAATTTTAGGAGGAAGTAGTGCAGGAGCAGAAACTATTCTAAATGCTTATTATTTGAGAGATTTATGGTACGGAAATCAATTCAATCAAGTTAAAATTGATGGATTAGTAAGTTATGCCGGAGCGATTGTAGACGACCGTTATGTTACAAAATCGAGTGTTTTGCCAACAGTTTATGTACATGGTTTAAGCGATGATGTAGTACCAGCTTACAATGCGCCGCACAGAAGTTGTTTGGATAATCAACCAGGTTTTTTTCCTTTAAATGGTTCTGCTACTTTAGAGGATTTAAATAGAAAATATAGTCAAGCATCTTTTGCTATTTTCTCTAATTCAGGAAAACATGAATGGTCTGGATTGAGAAAACAATATTTGGATGAAGTTTTCAATTTTATTAATCAATCAATAATTGGAAATAAAAAAGTAAATAATCGAATAATTGTTGACTAATAATTTTTTAAAAAAAAATATAAAAATACCCCTCTTCAAAATTTTTTGTTGAGGGGTATTGATTTAAAATAAAAACTAAAAACTTATTTTTTAACATACTTCTCTA of Empedobacter falsenii contains these proteins:
- a CDS encoding carboxylesterase family protein, translating into MKYLVALFLMISYTYAQKTIVYDKKNNLAFDIYYPKNYKENQSYNVFAWVHGGGFSGGTRADKEEIERMKDAQERGFIAVSISYRLLANSSAGFGCDLPKQEKLMIFKEASFDVLTALNFIQNNSKELKFSINKLILGGSSAGAETILNAYYLRDLWYGNQFNQVKIDGLVSYAGAIVDDRYVTKSSVLPTVYVHGLSDDVVPAYNAPHRSCLDNQPGFFPLNGSATLEDLNRKYSQASFAIFSNSGKHEWSGLRKQYLDEVFNFINQSIIGNKKVNNRIIVD
- a CDS encoding glycoside hydrolase family 30 protein codes for the protein MTKSHLKYPVIAGLLLNYFAVNAQDFKLSNKKIEIYTTAKNTNQRITKSTDKVAVKKFPQPKETDIAIFIDPKRKFQKFEGIGGAITDASAEVLAKLPKKTQQEIIKAYYSEKEGIGYSLIRTTINSSDFSSDSYTYVKDNDKELKTFDIGHDLNYKIPMIKMAKAEMKDAYRLYASPWSPPAWMKTNNSMLKGGSLKPEYYQTWANYFVKFIENYEKIGLPIWGVSIQNEPMATQTWESCIYTAEEERDFLKKNLGPTFHQKGLKDKKIIVWDHNRDLIYQRASTILNDPEAAKYVWGVGFHWYETWNGSVNLFNNVALTHEAFPNVNLIFTEGCKEQFDYNQMGNWALGEKYGYNMMNDFNSGTVAWTDWNVLLDEKGGPNHVGNFCFAPIHGDTRNGQVTYTNSFYYIGQFSKFIRPGAQRIAASSNRSDLMTTSFVNKDGKVVVVVMNQTDKPYQYNLWIEGEAVEVNSQEHSISTIIIS